Within Methanomicrobia archaeon, the genomic segment TAGCCCGCTGGAGGGGGCTTGAGAACGCTTGAAACACCTCAGATGGCATTGCTCGTTACTAACTACCGTACCGGCTGTGATCAGTTAGTACTGGGAGCTGCGAGCAGAAAAAGCGCAAACGGCTACGTGAACGTAGTACTGCACGGGGACGCAAAAGCTAATATGGAGAGAAGACAACGGATATTCAGGCTCCCTTTATTTCAGGTGGACATGAGCAGCTTATTTCATCTCCGGAGGGGCGTCATACCGGCCTGCGACGTACGGGATCTGCGAGCGCTGCGGAAGCTCGTTGAGGCTACCTGCGATCTCGAGGGCATTGTGGGCTACAAGATCGGCGCGCTCCTCGGCTTGACCTACGGGCTCCCGCGGCTGGTTGCGGCTATCGAGGAGTATACGGACTTGCCGGTCATCTACGACCATCAAAAGGCGGGCACGGATATTCCGGAGCTGGGCGAGCTCTTCGCGGCCGTCTGCGCAGATGCAGGCGTAAAAGGTGTCATTATCTTCCCGCAGGCGGGTCCGGCGACCGAGGCCGCATTCATCGATGCGCTCTTCGCAGCGCGGCTTGTGCCACTGGTGGGGGGAGAGATGACGCATCCCCGCTATTTAACGACCGATGGGGGCTTTCTGAGCGCGGACGCACCTGATGCGATGTACACGCTCGCTGCGGATCGCGGCGTGACACACTTCATCGTGCCCGGGAACAAGCCCGCGACTATTAACCGCTACCACCATCTGCTGGCTCAACGGGTACCGGAGCCGGCATACAGCATGCCGGGCATTGGACGGCAGGGCGGGGCTATCCGCTCAGCTTTTGCGGCCCTTGAAGGCGCACCCGCATATGCGATCATTGGTGCGAGCATTTACGAACAGGACGATATGGCCGCGGCGGCGCGGAGCTTCTGCGCTGAAGCACTCCAGGATACCGGAACTGCGGGACGATGAGCTGGGAGGACGAGAAAAGGCGCATCGGGGAAGAGCTCGTGCGCGCATTGTATCACCATGGCCTGATCAGAACGTGGTACCGTGATAATCCACCGGGTTGGAGACTCGTCTCCGGGCTGTGGAGCCCGCTGTATATCCAGCTTCGGCCGCTGTCCTCCTATCCCGAGCTGCTCAGGACGGTGGGCAGTGCTTTAGGGCGATTGATCAGGGAAGAATGTACTGACCTCACCCGGGTCATCGGCGTCGCGACCGCGGGCATACCGATCGCGACCGCCATCTCGCTCATGGCGAATGTCCCCGCCTGTTTCACGCGGCGGTTGGAAGGGGTCCGGTCCCTGCAGGAGCTGAACCTGTACCTCAAGGGCTATGGCGAGCATTCGATGATCGAAGGTCTCTTAGAGGAAGGTGATCGTGTGGGGATCGTGGACGATCTCGTAACGAAGTTTGACAGCAAGGTGCTCGCCCTCAAGCAGCTGGAGTTCGAGCTACAGCGCCGCGGCTTGCAGCAGGTGACCTGCCCGGACATCATCGTGGTTCTTGATCGGGAGCAGGGCGCGACCGAACGCGCGAAGGAGTACGGGATCACCGTGCACAGCCTCATTCCCTTCCGGTCACAGGGCATCAACTGGCTCAGGGACGTACTTGCTGATCGTGAATACGAGATCATTTGCGATTACCTGCAGCATCCTGAGCACTATCAGGATCCACGTGTGCACGCAGAGCTCGCAACGCTCATAGCAGAGCAGTAAGTAGCTCTTCAGCTCAGCTCAGCTCAGCTCAGCTCAGAGCCGGGGATTCTGCGGGCAGGACAGCGCCGGCTCGCCCGATAGCCAGTACGCGCAGTGTTGACAGTGGTCACAGGCCGTGATCTGGTCGAGCTGTCCGTTTTTCGACTTGTTCACGAGCTGCGGATCGGCCACCTGCGCTCTGCCTATCGCCACGAGGTCTGCTTGTTCCACTTCGAGTATCTGCTGCGCGAGCGCCAGGCAGCGAATGTTGCCCGCGCAGATGACCGGAACATCAACGACCGCCTTTATCGCGGCCGCGAGCGGAACGTGCACAGCCTCACCCAGCTCTTTCCCGGGCACCATGTGCTCCATGCTCGCATAGGTGCCCGCGGCAACGCTGATTACGTCCGGGCCCGCATCCACGAGCATCGGAGCGATCTTTCTCGTCTCCTCGAGCCTCAGCCCGCCCTCAACGAACTCAACAGCGCTGATACGGCAGCTCAGCGGCAGACCACCGACCGCAGCACGTACGCTCGCGATCACTTCGCGCACGAATCTTACCCGGTTTGCCAGGCTCCCGCCATACTCGTCCGATCGCTTATTCGAGTATGCCGAGAGGAATCCGCCGAGCAGATAGCCAAAGGCCGCGTGGATCTCTATCAGATCCGCGCCCGCTCGTTTCGCTCTGACCGCGGCACGCGCGAAATCATCCTCAATACGCAGGATCTCCGCAACGGTCAGCTCCCGCGGACGCTCCTGCATCACGGGACAGGGAATGGCGGAGGCCGCAACGAGCGGCTGCTTGGTAATGGCTGAGCGAGTCTGTCGCCCGAAATGGATAAGCTGCGCGGCCGCCAGCGAGCCGGTCGCTTTGATCGCGGCAAAGAGCTCGGCACAACTCGCCTCGTGCTCCCCGGTCGTCAATCGGAGCATGTTCGTCGCGCCCGCGCCATCAGGCGAAACGGCGGTACAGCCGACCATGGTGAGTCCCGTTCCGCCCCGGGCAATCTCGCGATAGAACCGCAGGAGACGATCGGTAACGAGACCGTCTGTTGTGGCGTAATTGGTTTGAACGGCCGGAAAGACAATTCGATTGGGAAGTGTCACACCGCCGACGGTCGGCGGTTGGAAGACCGCATCGAACAGGGTGCTCACCCCTCCTCACCACTCCATGAGCATCGCACGTAGCATATGGTTGTACGGAAAGAGATCGATCCGATCACTGGAATAGGTATCCCATTACCTCTCATTCGTCAAATTGCTGATCAGGGACGTTTTGAGTATAACTACGACAAATACCTGCTTCCTATTTATACTTATAACCTCATGGTGACTAGGGATACCACAGGAGTTCTAGCTATACGATGCCCGCGTCCGCCCTTCAGGCACTCATGAGGATCGCCCATACCAATCTGCAGCAGCCGCTCACGCAGATCCTGGAAGAGATACTCGCTCAGGTGGTGCGGCATATCGGGGGGCATTCAGGCTCAGTCATGCTCATCAACGAAAAGACCGGCGAGCTTGAGATGGTCGCAACCTTCGGGCTTCCTGAGGATTACATCGATCGGATTTACGCTCGCCATGTCCCGATCACCTGCAGCCCCTCCGGGTTCGTCCTGGAGACGGGTGAGTGCTACATCGTGCCGAATATCTTCCACGAGCCACGGGATAGATGGTGGGCTGACCTGGGCAAGGAGTTCGGATTCGCAGCACAGCTCTTCATGCCGATGAAGTACGAAGGCAAGCTCATCGGCCTCCTGAATGTCTACATGCCCGAGCCGCACGACTACGCGGAGAGCGAGATCTCGTTCGTGAGCCTCGCAGCGAGCCATGCGGCTACCGTGATCGAAAACGCGCGCTTGTACGGGGAGCTCGTGAAGAAGACTGCCGCCCTGGAACAAGAGATCCAGGAGCGCGAGGGGCTTGAGCACGCGCTGCGCGAGCAGAAAGAGCGCCAGGAGCGGATCT encodes:
- a CDS encoding orotidine 5-phosphate decarboxylase is translated as MSSLFHLRRGVIPACDVRDLRALRKLVEATCDLEGIVGYKIGALLGLTYGLPRLVAAIEEYTDLPVIYDHQKAGTDIPELGELFAAVCADAGVKGVIIFPQAGPATEAAFIDALFAARLVPLVGGEMTHPRYLTTDGGFLSADAPDAMYTLAADRGVTHFIVPGNKPATINRYHHLLAQRVPEPAYSMPGIGRQGGAIRSAFAALEGAPAYAIIGASIYEQDDMAAAARSFCAEALQDTGTAGR
- a CDS encoding NADH:flavin oxidoreductase, translated to MSTLFDAVFQPPTVGGVTLPNRIVFPAVQTNYATTDGLVTDRLLRFYREIARGGTGLTMVGCTAVSPDGAGATNMLRLTTGEHEASCAELFAAIKATGSLAAAQLIHFGRQTRSAITKQPLVAASAIPCPVMQERPRELTVAEILRIEDDFARAAVRAKRAGADLIEIHAAFGYLLGGFLSAYSNKRSDEYGGSLANRVRFVREVIASVRAAVGGLPLSCRISAVEFVEGGLRLEETRKIAPMLVDAGPDVISVAAGTYASMEHMVPGKELGEAVHVPLAAAIKAVVDVPVICAGNIRCLALAQQILEVEQADLVAIGRAQVADPQLVNKSKNGQLDQITACDHCQHCAYWLSGEPALSCPQNPRL